From the genome of Pseudomonadota bacterium:
CGCCGAGGGCGATCTTGGCGGCGAGGAACATGTCGATGGGACCTCCCCGTTGCATGTCTTGGTAGATCGAGAGATACGTCTGCTCCGCTTCGTCGTAGTGTCCGACGGCCAGCAGCAGATCGGCGGCCTCGCCTCGCTCTTCGTAGGATGGGCATTCCGACCCCATGTTCATGTCGGCCTTCTCCTGCTCTCTGGCGCTGTGATGTCGCATGCCTGGCGCAGCCGTGCTTCGAGTGCTGCGCGGTCGTCTGCGTGGAGGGTGACGTGACCGAGCTTTCGACCCGGTCGGGGAGACTTGCCGTAGAGATGCAGATGCGCGCCCTCGATGGCGAGCAGCGCTCGCGTGTCCGGCAGGGTGCCGACGAGGTTCACCATCGCGGTGAACCCGCGTGGCACCGTGCTGCCCAGGGGAAGGCCGCACACCGCGCGCACGTGGTTCTCGAACTGCGAGGTCTCCGTTCCTTCGATGGTGAGATGTCCGCTGTTGTGCACCCGCGGGGCGAGCTCGTTGGCCATCAGGGCGCCGTTGACGACGAAGAGCTCGAGGGCGAGAACGCCGACGTGCCCGAGGGACTCCACCAGGCGCGATGCGAGCGCTCGGGCGGCGCCTGTGAGCGGATCGTCGGGCTGCATCACCGAGATCGACAGCATGCCATCGACGTGGGTGTTCTCGATGAGGGGCCAGTGCCGTGTCTCGCCATCGATGGAACGCACGACGAGCATCGAGACCTCGCGCTC
Proteins encoded in this window:
- a CDS encoding 5-(carboxyamino)imidazole ribonucleotide synthase translates to VLGAGQLGRMLALAAAPLGIAVRCLDPAPSPPAAVAAECVTASYLDDAACAGFANGLDAITYEFENVPFEVVDGLSRRVPVRPGPVSLKVGQHRLREKALFGDLQIDTAAFAPARGRAEIVSVASTLGLPVRLKTCALGYDGKGQAFVADPATLDAVAAGWPDVETIVERHVAFEREVSMLVVRSIDGETRHWPLIENTHVDGMLSISVMQPDDPLTGAARALASRLVESLGHVGVLALELFVVNGALMANELAPRVHNSGHLTIEGTETSQFENHVRAVCGLPLGSTVPRGFTAMVNLVGTLPDTRALLAIEGAHLHLYGKSPRPGRKLGHVTLHADDRAALEARLRQACDITAPESRRRPT